A window from Vicia villosa cultivar HV-30 ecotype Madison, WI unplaced genomic scaffold, Vvil1.0 ctg.000487F_1_1, whole genome shotgun sequence encodes these proteins:
- the LOC131628876 gene encoding extensin-2-like — MGISIGARQWPRLIYAIAFCIIAFTTFAIADDDKPYYGGQYPYNNYPQPPYTYKPPSYNNYQSPPPYAYKFPPYNYQSPPPYDNKFPPYYYKSPPSPYVDKFPPYYYKSPPQPSASPPPPYVDKFPPYYYKSPPPPSPSPPPPYVYKSPPPPPYVYKSPPPPPYVYSSPPPPPYVYKSPPPPPYVYPSPPYVYKSPPPPSPSPPPPYVYKSPPPPSPSPPPPYVYKSPPPPSPSPPPPYVYKSPPPPSPSPPPPYVYDSPPPPYVYKSPPPPPYVYSSPPKPYIYSSPPPSYPSPTPYIYKSPPTPYNPYLYSSPPPPLY; from the coding sequence ATGGGAATCTCAATTGGGGCGAGGCAATGGCCTCGACTCATATATGCAATAGCATTTTGCATAATTGCTTTTACTACTTTTGCTATTGCTGACGATGATAAGCCTTACTATGGAGGCCAATATCCATACAACAACTATCCCCAACCACCCTACACTTACAAACCACCTTCATATAATAACTATCAATCTCCACCCCCATATGCTTATAAATTCCCTCCATATAATTATCAATCTCCTCCTCCATATGATAATAAATTTCCTCCATATTACTATAAATCTCCACCATCACCTTATGTCGACAAATTCCCTCCATATTACTATAAATCTCCACCTCAACCATCTGCATCACCACCACCTCCTTATGTCGACAAATTTCCACCATATtattacaaatctcctcctccACCATCTCCATCACCACCACCTCCATATGTTTACAAgtcgccacctcctcctccataTGTCTACAAGTCACCACCTCCACCACCCTATGTCTATAGTagtccaccaccaccaccatatgTCTACAAGTCACCACCTCCTCCACCCTATGTATATCCATCACCTCCATATGTTTATAAGTCTCCTCCCCCTCCATCACCTTCTCCTCCACCACCATATGTCTATAAATCACCTCCACCTCCATCCCCTTCACCTCCTCCTCCATATGTCTACAAGTCACCACCACCTCCATCTCCTTCACCTCCCCCTCCATACGTCTACAAGTCTCCACCCCCACCATCTCcttcaccaccaccaccatatGTTTATGATTCTCCACCTCCACCATATGTCTACAAATCCCCTCCTCCACCTCCCTATGTTTATAGCTCTCCTCCAAAACCTTACATTTATTCATCACCACCTCCATCTTATCCTTCACCAACTCCTTACATTTATAAGTCTCCACCTACACCATATAATCCATATTTATATAGTTCACCTCCTCCCCCCTTGTATTAA